The genome window AAAGACAGTTTCTGtggatacattttatttttagcatCTCAACCCAGAGAAATGACTCGCTGTCAGAGTTTGATTCATTCGgtccaaaaacattttgaaagtctaGAAAAGCTGcatgatttaattattttatctcTATTCACGTTAGCCGAACGCTAAACCCAACGCAACccatcttggacacatttattttagccTGGgagtgaaacagaaaagaagCGATCACGTAGAGAATATCAGATTCCCATTCTGAACAGGAAGTTACAGGAAAATGGCCGTCGTGTGAATCTACTGGAGGAGAAGTGGTTTAGATGTGTGGTCGCGTCCCCTCCGGCTGAACTGTGGTCATCACAGCTCTTCTGACCAAAACACTTTTAGAACTAATCACAACCCCGTCAGCCTCAACAGAACTTTGTGGTTAGCacacattagcatgctaacataccAAACAACAGCAGGTCTAATGTTGGCTTtatattagcatgttagcttgtaTACTGTCGTTAGCATTAGCACAGCCTCACAGATTCTAGCATGGCTACAGACTGTTAGTCTAGTTGATCCATGTGTTAAATCTGGAGGAGTTTGAAAGACATTTACCAAGCatgagttgcattatgggaaacgtaggatgtgtgtttttagtCCTGCGTCGGTTTGGACCCTGTATGGACCCTGTATGGACACTAGACCCTGTATGGACCCTGTATGGACACTAGACCCTGTATGGACACTAGACCCTGTATGGACCCTGTATGGACACTAGACCCTGTATGGACCCTGTATGGACACTAGACTCTGTATGGACCCTGTATGGACACTAGACTCTGTATGGACTCTAGACTCTGTATGGACCCTGTATGGACACTAGACCCTGTATGGACACTAGACTCTGTATGGACCCTGTATGGACAATAGACACGTGTATGGACACTAGACTCTGTATGGAACCCTGTATGGACACGAGAATAACCCTGTATGGACCGGTATTGACCCTGTAATGGACTCCCCTGTATGGAAACTCTACCCTGTATTACTCTGTCTGGACCCTGTATGGACACTGTATGGACACCTAGACTCTGTATAGACCCTGTATGGACCTGTATGGCAAACTAGACCACTGTATGGACCTAGACCCCCTGTATGGACCCCTGTAATGGACACTAGACCTGTTATGGGACTCTGTATGGACGCACTGTATGGACCTGTATGGACACTAGACCCCTGTATGGGACCCTGTATGGACCCCTGTAATGGACACTAGACCCTGTATTGATACAGACGCTGTATGGACACTAGACCCTGTATGGACCCTGTATGGACACTAGACCCTGTATGGACTCTGTATGGACCCTGTATGGACCCTGTATGGACCCTGTATGGACCCTGTATGGACCCTGTATGGACCCTGTATGGACACTAGACTCTGTATGGACCCTGTATGGACACTAGACTCTGTATGGACCCTGCATGGACTCTGGTCTTTACATGGACTCTGTATGGAGTCAGTGTCTTACTGTCCTGCTGCCGTCTTTAAAGTCAGGCTGTCTTTCTGTCGGTTCACTAACAAACCAGACGTTACAGTTTGAAATCAGTCGTCTCGTCCCACCTGAATGGAAGAAAAATGATCTTACCTGTGATGATCGCTGACAGAATGAGACAGACGCAGTCGGTCTGCTGCCACATCCTCAGGCTGAAGTCCTCGACTCCTCAAACTAAACCAGCAAACACAAGAAGTCTTGTAAGAGGAAGTCATGAGGAACTAAAAATATCCTGTTACTCTGACAGAAGTGAGAGCTGGCTTTGACAGAGGCCACACTGACACAACATGAGATATTCGTACTGACAGAGAGAAGTTGAGGTTAGAACACTTCACAGCCCAACACCAGCAGGTTTAAACTCCACTGTCTGACTTTAATGTGAGAGACAATacagtttttaaacaaaataaagttactCACTGCCTGCAGCTGCTCTGTAATCCACAGACACCAGATACGTTACAGTCACTGTCTCAGATCGTTTTAGAAACATAAATCGGTTTGTGTCTCGTTAGTGAACAAACTGTGAGACGTCTTTGTGAGTAGAAGAAAACTAACTGAAGGTGTTTGAGAAACCCAGAAGGTCCCTGAAGCTCTGAGGGTTTGGTCAGAATCCTCTGAAGCACCTGGACAGAAAAGTTTTGAGTCTGCTGAAGGTGAAACAAAGATGGCTTCCTGTCGGTTACCTGGATACTAAACAGACCAGAACTTCAGAAACATGTTGAGAATCTTTGTGTCATAATTTTAAAGGCCGTACTTTGTACTTTTTAGGTTTTAGATCATTTTATATGTGTAAAtgaatttttactttaaatgtataatatttcatttctgccactaggaATCGGTACTGATCCAGACctcctggaggaataaacacctggagtctcaTCTGGTTCTGATCCGGAGCCGTTCATCGactcagagctcagagatgactttGGTACTTGTGGGACcactcctgttgatcagcctgtctgcagcagtgatctgGAGTGgacctccaggttctgttctgtactgctgactgctgactggagctggaggagaactggactttacttcatgaacgtaacattacagagaggagacagagaaccagaaccagaaccagagtctctgctgagtgctgacttcactcaTAGCGTCACCTCAACTCTCTAATGTTCTAAAGTGTTCTTCTGGTTCTGTTGGGTCTGGTTCTcagacttccttcctctctgactctcccGAAGTTACAGACAGATGAAACTCAGCGTCGCCTCGAGGATTCTGGAGGATTTCTCTGTTAGAactttgttggaaacatttaggaGAATTTTACACAATTCAGTAAAATACAGAACGAAGAATCTTCACACTGTGCTGTTACTTTCCTTTAACAGCAGTTTATATCAGCAGAGAGTGAAACAGATGAAGAGTTGAACATTTAACTGTTGTGTGACACATTAAAGCTTTAAAGACTGTTTGTTCACTAGAATCATCGattctcttcagcttgtttTTATTGGTCGAGTTCAGAGATCTTTAGCTTCACACATTCAGACCAGATACTGAACAGACATGAAGGAAGTAAAACACAaggtggaaacacacacacacacacacacgtacacaaacacaaacacacaatgcagTGAGGTACTGAGTCACATgaatgacacacaaacacacacactcattcaccgCTGAGTTGTTTCTCCAGCAGTCTCATCATGGACGTCCGCCTGGTCTGCAGCACTTTGAGTCTGTTGTTACCTGTTATAGGAggtgagctcacacacacacacacacacacacacacacacacacacacacacacacacacagctcatctTAGTATTTTCTGCTTGAGGACCAGGCAAAATGTCCTCACAAgtaaaaatgtcctcacaagAAATGTCAAGGGTGGGTCCCCACAAGCATAGCAAtacaaacacacgcgcacacacacacacacacacacatctgaaatAGCCTTAAAGTTAAACTTGTTACATTAATTTAAATCCATGTAAACCTGCTGAATATCAAACATTACAGTTGATGTTGTGTTCATATGATCATTATGTTACAGTCAGTTATAATCAGATCAGCTGCTGGaacttttctcctctctgcttcttcaGTTCGAAGACGTCAGACGAGATAAAATAATTATTAGTCTCATAACTTCAGTAGAAATGTTTGGTACGAATACTTGAACACTTGGTTTTATCATTCTTTATACTGTCAACCAGATGTTTTTTCTCCACTGCATCAGCTTTAGTTACCAGTCAGTTTGTCCTGTCCAGTGTAAACTCTGTGTCCCcagatgtgttgatgttgaGTGTCTGTGATGAGCTGAAGTCTGTTAATGATTCACACCTACAACAGGAGTCCAGCAGATCTCCTCCGCTGCAGTGTAATTCACTCAAAGCACGGCAAATACAAGTGGCTTTCTTTCAACTTTCAAAactacagacacatacacacaaagtaTAAAGACAAAGTGAGGAACAATAAAAGCATTCACCGTATGTGGAAAACTGCTTatcaaaggaaaaacaaagactAAAGAAACATAAGTTACCTCGTTGGCTGCAAATAGGGAATTATCTTTGATTCTTGGAGGGTCCTTAAACATTTTACAACCACTACAACAGTTGCTACTTAGCATGTTTGTGAACACGTCCTTTTCTGCTAGCTTCTCCTGTACACACAACAGCTACTggattcaaaataaaagtagctgtttcacaataaaagctatctcttaaaataatataaacaacCGTTACATGCATCATAATCCTTTGGTGCAACTTTGACCGTCAAAGTTATGTCCACTCAAAGTGTTTTAGTCTCTGACGGCTGAAGTTGTTATTCAGAGTCTGAAACAAGAAAAGACACATTCTGTTGGATAATCGGATCCTTTTTGTCATCAGAAACAAAAGTCTCGCTCTGAAGTCTTGTGAGCTAAAATAAATTCTCACTGTTCAAACTCTGACTCATATTTCCACCATCGTCTTCCTGCAACGACGCAGCTCTCGCCAGATTTCAGAGCCAGACTTCTCCTCGAACAAGACAAAAGATCTCTTTGTATGAGTTGttctgtgatgatgtcagactTCAGCCTGTCGGTGAGAAAATCACTTTAAGCAGATTTTACTTTATGGTCACAGTTGCCCTAAAGGAGTATGTTGCAGCCACTGCAGATCTACTGGACTGACTCAAAAACTGTTGGTGAATATGAATCATTCACTGACTCAGACGTGTAAAAATAGAACCCAGTTTTTAAAATCCTGGAATCTCCCTTTAAGTTATATAAACAAACATccgatataaaaaaaattgacagGGAACGTTTTACTGAAACTTCactatttttacttttaacacaaaaatgaattaaagcaaAGTTGTGAATTTAAACAGTAGTGACTCTCCTTCAGTAGCTCTTGGTTCTGGAGATGACGGCTGGTCCACGACGGTGCAGCCGGAGGTTCGAGCCATCGAGGGCTACCCAGTGGTGCTGCCCTGCACCTTCAGCCACCCGCAGCACTCCCAGCATACCTCCCTGCAGGTGGTGTGGCGTCTGGGCCACGGCCAGGGAGCCACCGTCCTGTACCGCTGCTCCAGCCGAGTCGGAGCCCCCACCTGCGAGCCGGGGCCCCAACAGGACCAGCGCTACCGGCTGGAGGGCAACCCGAGGGAGCACGACCTGTCACTGCGCATCAACAGCGCCACCCTGCAAGACAACGGACGCTACTACTGCCGGGTGGAGGTTCAGGGGCGAGAACACGTCAGCTTCGAGGACAAGATGGGAACCAGACTGAGAGTGGAGGGTACGattacacagacagaaacagctgaagCTGCGTTCACACTGAGGCGCTACAAGTATGTGGAGCagtaaaggtgcaatatgtgggAATCTTTGTTGACAACATTAAAAAGATTCAGATTATTAACGTTATAAAGAAGgagtgaaggaataacagtttgaTGTCACAACGTCTGTTTTGTTCctgagatatctactgaagttagcatgctaaccagctagccacagcTCATCATGGTCCAAAGCTACTGTGCTAACGTTGTAAACACCAACAAACCTCCTCTGCTCCGAGCTCTCAGTCCAAGCTGCTAGCTGCccagctaactaagctaaccctctaatggcagctacagttagcactCTGGTCACATGCTGCCCCTCGTTGGTTTGGAGTACGCATTGGGGGCCagttctcacatattgcacctttaacaagcTGATGAAATCTACCACCAGGGGGCGACTGTGGTGTTTCCTCATGTGATttcctgtctgtgctgcagctcctccaaaGATTCTGGCTCTGTCGGTGGAGGGCAGCGAGCAGTCCGGGTACAGAGCCATGTGTCGGGTCCAGGGCTCCCCGCTGCCGGACGTGCAGTGGCTCGGCCCGGACGACCTGCTGGAGGGTTCTCCTGATGGTCCCGTGGCTCAGGGCTCGGCGGCCCAATACCACACCGTCAGCCAGCTGAGAGACGTGGAGCCGGGTCATCAGTACACCTGCAGCGCCTCCAACCCGCTGGGCAAAGAGGAGTCCACGCTGTACGTCCTGACCCCCCAGCTGCCGCTGTCGGTGACGGCGGCCtcgcctcctctcctgctcctcctgtctgtgtctctgggtGCAAAGGTGGTCCTGctggtgggggtgggggtgtggGTGGTGCAGGGTGGAGGTCTGCAGGGAGTCGGCTGCTGGTGGAAGTAATGCTGTAATGATTGATATCAAGTCCAGCTgtacaaatatttaaataatggTTAATAACACTATAATATAGTTGTATGCAGAGTGAAGTGTTAATAACTATATTTAAATTTGCTATCAAATGATCTTTTAGTAAAACACTGTTGTAAAATGTCTTCATGTGAGAAGCTGCAACTGCTGaacattaataaacatttaatgtgaCCTTAAATCTGCTTACAACGACATGACAGTGTGTTATAAACTGTTtatatatgtttaaaaaataatctgatCTAATAGGtaattaatgatgatgatggtgatgtaaTCTAGTTTCTAGGAAAGAATATTATTAATGTACCATATTTTTTATCAACAACGGCCTGACAGCTGTTTCAGAGACTTTATTGTCCTGATGAAAACTCTGAAAACATTGAATTTCTTACATTATAAtcattttattatcataaagatgtttaatcaaatcaaaaacgGTCCTTTGCAGAGACCAATGGAATGATTAATAAATGATTatacaaacagaaatgatgatATAGTTTCTTCAGAAGACACTACAGAGTTGCTTTGAGTTACATGTTAAGTTTCCTGAGAAGGAAAAGTTCAGGAGAagaaatgttgagttttaaacCAAAGTTAATATTCATAAAAGAGCAAAATGTTGCTTCATGACTGTAGGAGTCAAACGACAGGTGATCTCAGGATCTGAACTCATTTCATGAAACCAGAAAACAGAAGTTAGATtttacacagattaaatatttattccTAAAAAATGGGACGGTTTCACTTGACTTCTATACAATAAtatgataattataatataatgataTCTTCCTCCATTAATCGATTGATTGTTTgttcagtaaaagtaaaaccCCACAAGCAGTTTAATTTATAGTAGTATTTATCCAGTAGACTACATGAACTGAGTAGATGTAAGCTACTTAATTACACTCATATTAGTCAGTCTTGAGTCTGAAACAACAGTTGTGCAGATTGTGTTTtcgactgtgtgtctgatgaaagcagcacaaacacaaatactaatattgttgtttgaatgtttgttgAACCGAAgggaataaaacacaacaatccAGTTTCACACACAATTTAATGGTGTCATCACTTACATCAAAGATAAACtgagtttgttttatcacaaaaaacaaactcgAGCACCTTTTGAGTAAAGACCTAAAAAATAGTAAATTATCAATCAATCCGTTCAAATCTACGACCGCACTGCCTGCAAAACCAAGAAGCATTAAGAAGCCTGAGTCTAAATATCCACTTCAAACTGAGTCAACACCAGAATCTGACTTTTCAACATTTATTACGATATATAAAATAGTATTATGTCAAATCAATGAGTAACTACAATTTATAAAGCTGTTGGCGATAATAGGTTGTTGAAGACGAGCTAGCTGGTGAGCAACAGCCAACCTGCGCTAAAGTTAGCTTTTTTTActctcactgaaaaaaaaaacaaacctcatAAAACTAAATGGCTAACAAAACTTCTCTGAAGACGTGTTTCAGCCTGAGCGACATCTTTTAAGCTTTTACATTCCCACTGAAAAACATCACTTATAAGTTTAACAGGAAACTGAAGAGTTGATGGAGGCTCATCCGAGTACCAAGCTTGCTTAACTACTATTACTATCATTGGAGTACtactgtagctagctagcttgtgTGCTAGCTTCTGGTCAACACAATCTCACATTGATTAGTTTCTGGGGTGATGTGGACGTTAACTCTGGTGATACATATTCTAAAAATCAAGAATGGGTACATGAACAAACCTCCTCGGACCACATGGCTAACAAAACTTCCAGTGACCT of Sparus aurata chromosome 17, fSpaAur1.1, whole genome shotgun sequence contains these proteins:
- the LOC115566696 gene encoding sialic acid-binding Ig-like lectin 15 isoform X1; amino-acid sequence: MDVRLVCSTLSLLLPVIGVALGSGDDGWSTTVQPEVRAIEGYPVVLPCTFSHPQHSQHTSLQVVWRLGHGQGATVLYRCSSRVGAPTCEPGPQQDQRYRLEGNPREHDLSLRINSATLQDNGRYYCRVEVQGREHVSFEDKMGTRLRVEAPPKILALSVEGSEQSGYRAMCRVQGSPLPDVQWLGPDDLLEGSPDGPVAQGSAAQYHTVSQLRDVEPGHQYTCSASNPLGKEESTLYVLTPQLPLSVTAASPPLLLLLSVSLGAKVVLLVGVGVWVVQGGGLQGVGCWWK
- the LOC115566696 gene encoding sialic acid-binding Ig-like lectin 15 isoform X2, with the translated sequence MDVRLVCSTLSLLLPVIGALGSGDDGWSTTVQPEVRAIEGYPVVLPCTFSHPQHSQHTSLQVVWRLGHGQGATVLYRCSSRVGAPTCEPGPQQDQRYRLEGNPREHDLSLRINSATLQDNGRYYCRVEVQGREHVSFEDKMGTRLRVEAPPKILALSVEGSEQSGYRAMCRVQGSPLPDVQWLGPDDLLEGSPDGPVAQGSAAQYHTVSQLRDVEPGHQYTCSASNPLGKEESTLYVLTPQLPLSVTAASPPLLLLLSVSLGAKVVLLVGVGVWVVQGGGLQGVGCWWK